CGTGTGCTGCCTGAGGACACCAATGACCTCCAGCTCCTGCGGGCGGTGCTCTACACGCTGTTGGAACACCTAGCGCCCACCTTGCGCCGCCACCGCTTCCTTGCTCAGACGCTCCAGCTGGAGATTTCTTACTCCGACTATCGCACCGCATCCGGACGTTCGCGCCTCCCGGCGCCTTCGAATTTCGAACTTGAGCTTTATCCCCCGGCTGAAGCCTTATTGGACAAGACCCTCACCCGGCGCACCCGGGTGCGCTCCCTATCGGTAGCGTTGCTGGATCTCACTACGCGGCCGCGGCAGCTGCCACTTTTTACCGAGAGCGGCACAAACAAAGCCGCCGCCCTGACGCAGGCGATCGATCGCATTCGCAGTCGCTTTGGTGAGGACGCTATCCGCTTTGCCCGTACCCTGAGGTGCACGTGATGTTCGTGCATTTACACACCCATTCGTACTACTCGTTTCTGGCGGGCGTGGACAGCATCGAGGCGCTGTGTGCTGCTGCCGCGCGCCAGGGGATGCCCGCGCTGGCGTTGACCGACACTAACGGCCTCTACGGCCTCATCTGGTTTGTGCGCGAGGCGCAAGACCATGGCGTGCGGCCCATCGTAGGTGCGGAGGTCACCACCGGCCAGCACCAGGCTGTGCTCTTGGTCAAAGACGCACAGGGCTACCGCCGGCTCTGCCATATCCTCTCGGCGCGCCATCTGCAGGAGGACTTTTCCCTGTCCGGCCAGCTCATTGCCGACCGGGAGGGTCTTGTCGTTCTCAGCCACTCGCTTCCCCTCCTGGAGCAGGTGGCACGTCACTCTGGCACGGCCGACCTCTATGTGGAGCTGGCCCCAGGCCAGGCGATCGCGCCTCTTGTGTCCTTTGCCAAACAGCACGGCATTCCTCTTGTGGCCACCAATGATGTGCACTTTGTGGAGCCTGAGGGCTATGGTATCCATCGCCTGCTGCGGGCCATCGCTCTCAACACCTCCCTGTCCCGTCTCTCCCCTGTCCTCTGCGCCCATCCCCAGGCCTGGTTCAAGAGTCGTGCCCAGATGGCGGCTCTCTTCCCTAATCTTCCAGAGGCAATTGCCAACACCCGGCGCATTGCCGAGCAGTGTACCTTTGTGCCGCACGCCTCCGGGTGTATCTTTCCCAATCCCCATGGGGAGGCTGCCTTTCAGCGGCTGCGTCAGCTGAGCTATGAGGGGGCGGCATGGCGCTACGGGACCATCACCGAGCCTGTGCGTGCCCGTTTAGAGCATGAGCTGGCCATCATCCAGCAGAAGGGCTTTGCGGACTATTTTCTGGTTGTGCACGACATCGTGCGACAGTCGCCGCGCACCTGCGGCCGAGGCTCAGGAGCCGCCAGCCTGGTCGCCTACTGCTTGGGCATCACCCACGTCGATCCCCTGCGGCACAACCTCTTCTTCGAGCGCTTTCTGAATGTCGGACGCAAAGATCCGCCGGACATCGATGTGGATTTCGCCTGGGACGAACGCGACGAGGTTTTGGACTATGTGTTCCGCACCTACGGTGAGGCGCGCGCCGCCATGGTGGCCAACCACGTCTGCTTCAAGGCCAGGGCCGCCCTGCACGAAATTGCCAAGGTCTACGGCTTGCCGGAGGAGGAGATCACCAGGGTAACCAAAAAGTTTTCCCGCCTCTGGTTTGCCGGGGATTTTGTCGAGCTCATGGGGGCACATCCCCTGTTTCGGGGCCAAGAGCTACCACCCCCCTGGCCGGAGATCATCGCTTTGGCCAGGCGACTCCATGGTGTGCCGAAGCAGCTCTCGGTGCACTGCGGCGGAGTGGTGATCGTGCCTGACTGCATCGATAACTATGTGCCACGCCAGCGGGCTGCCAAAGGGGTCACCATCATCCAGTGGGAAAAAGACCAGACCGAGGAGGCCGGCTTAGTGAAGATCGACCTCCTGGGCAATCGCTCCCTGGCTGTGATTCGCGACGCGCTCCAGGCCATCCGCCAGAATTATGGCGTGGCGATTCGCTACCAGGACTGGAATCCTATCGACGACCCCAAGACGCAGGAGCTCATCAAGAATGGCGACACCGTAGGGGTCTTTTACGTGGAGTCGCCCGCCATGCGCCAGTTGCAGAAGAAGGCGCAGACCGGGGATTTCGAGCACCTGGTCATCCACTCCAGCATCATTCGCCCAGCTGCCAACGTCTTCATCCAGGCCTACTTGGCAAGGCTCAAAGGAGCGCCGTACAAGCCCCTGCATCCGCTCTTGGCCGACATCCTCAAGGAGACCTACGGGATCATGGTCTATCAGGAGGATGTGGCCAAAACGGCCATGGCCCTTGCCGATTTTGACCCAGCAGAGGCAGACGAGCTGCGCAAGATTTTGTCCAAAAAGCATCGCCACAAGCGGCTGGCCGACCTGAAGGCCAAGTTCTACCGTGGGGCGCTGGCAAAGGGTGTGGAGCGCCGCACCATCGACGCAGTGTGGCAGATGATCATGAGTTTTGAGGGCTATTCGTTTTGCAAACCGCATAGCGCCAGTTACGCACTGGTGTCGTTCAAGTCGGCCTACCTGCGGGCCCACTATCCGGCAGAGTTCATGGCCGCCGTCATCTCCAATCAGGGCGGCTACTACTCCACCTTCGCCTACGTTTCCGAGGCGCGGCGGATGGGGCTTAAGGTACTGCTGCCGGACATCAACAGCAGTGAGCGCGCCTACACGGGCAAAGGGCGAGAGCTCCGCGTAGGTCTGATGCAGATCAAAGGGCTGGCCGAGGAGAGCATTGCGGCGATTTTGGCCGCCCGCGCCCGGGGGCCATTCCGTTCGTTGGACGATTTTCTCCAGCGGGTGCACATCGACCTAGCCCAGGTGCGCCTCCTCATCAAAGCCGGTGCGTTCGACAGCGTCGAACCTCATGCGTCGCGCCCTGAGCTCATGTGGCGGCTGCAGTACTGGGCGCACGCAAAACGGCGCTGTGCCGCCCAGGTGATGTGGCTGTTCGATGAAGACACGCCTGCGATTCCGCACATCCCAGACTATGACGAGCGCACCGTGCTCCGCCACGAAATGGAGACGCTGGGGTTTCTCATCAGTCGTCACCCGCTGACGCTCTACCAGGAGCGCCTCCAGCGACTGGACTATGTGCTGGCAAAGGACCTCCCTCGCTACGCAGGGCGCACTGTCACCACCATCGGCTGGTGGGTCACCGGCAAAGTGGTCTCCACCAAGCGCGACGAACCGATGGAGTTCATGAGCTTTGAGGATACCACCGCCCTTTACGAAACGGTCTTTTTCCCGCAGGCCTACGCAAAGTTTGCCCGCATCATCAGTGATACCCGCCCCTACGTGCTCCGTGGGCGTGTGCAGGAGGAATACGGAGCAGTGACCCTCAATGTATTCGACGTTCGCTTTCTCTGAAAAGACATGGCAAAGTTTGACCACCAGAAACGACACGGAGAAACGTGAGGGCGTAGCCCCTTTTGCCCGAGATTGGAGTGCAAGCGAACAGAGGTCAACGCTCCAATGGGGGAGGAAAGCACCCGTTCTTATGGGTTTGGACGACATGGCGGCACCCATCTTCTGCATCCAGGTTCCCCCACGCTGCGTTTCATTTCGCACCAAAATTCTGGTTGACAAATTGCCCGGAATTTTGCATTTTGTCACCAGGGACGAGCGGTATGCCGAAGTCCACGTGCCCGTCTACTCGGTGGCCCTGGACCGAGGAGTGACACGCCATTGACCAAACGGGGCCCCATGGGAGAGCATGGACGTTTTCGAAAAACTACGGTGGATTGATTCCTTAAGCCTGCCCACAGTTCGCCCTGAGAGGCAGACCTCAGGTCATGACATAGAGCAGTACCTGGGCGGCGAACTCTATCGAACACCCGTAGGCACCTGCTTCCTCACCACCATGCGTGTGCCGCTGCCATGTGCATCCGTGCTCAGCGCTTCCTGTGGACTACTTCACCTGGTGGGCAAAGACGAAAGCTTGCGTTCACTTGACTTGCGGCGGGTCGCCTTTCTGGATTGCGAGACCACGGGCCTCGCTGGGGGCTCTGGGACCTACTGCTTTCTGGTCGGCATCGGCGCCCTTGACCAAGGCGAGGCGGTGGTGAAGCAGTTCTTCATGCGGAACCTGCACGAGGAACCCGCCCTGCTCCATGCGGTACACCAGGAGCTTAAGGGGTACGAGGGCATTGTGACGTACAACGGCAAGGCTTATGACTACCCCCTGTTGCTGACCCGCTTTGCCCTCCGGCGCATGCCTGCGCCGGAGCGCCTGCCGCATCTGGACCTGTTGCACGCGGCGCGGCGGGTGTGGCGCGATCGTTTGCAAACCCTAACGCTGAACGCGGTGGAAACCGAGCTCCTGGGTGTAACACGCGAGCGCGACGTGCCGGGCGAGCTCATCCCCGGCATCTACTTCTCCTACCTGCGCACGCGCGACGCCGCGCAGATGCCATTGGTGTTCGAACACAATCGCCAGGACATCACCTCGCTCATGCAGCTGGCGGCAATGCTGCTCTCCTTGCACGCCGACCCCGCTACCTTTGCTGGACATGCCGGTGACCTTGTGGCGCTAGGCCGCGTCTACGAAGACCTTCGCCTCTTTGAGCGCAGCGCGGCCCTTTACGAAATGGCACACGCCAAGGGCCTGGATGCCCGCACCACAGAGCCTGCCCTCGTGCGCCTCAGCCTCTGCTACAAACGTCTGGGCCAATGGGACAAGGCATTGCCCCTTTGGGAGCAGATGGCAGCCAAGGGCAAGGGAGGCATTTTCCCCTTCGTGGAGCTGGCCAAATACTATGAACATCGGGCCCGGCAATACCACCGGGCCATCGAACTTGTCGACCGCGCGTTGCACACGCTTGAAGTGCAAGAGCTGGGCGGTGAAACATGGCAGGCCGGGGAGCTCCGCGCCGAGCTATTGCATCGCCGCCGGCGCTTGCTTTCCAAGCTGGGAGGCATCTTCCACAGCCCAAATGACTTGCTCAAGGACCCGCTCCCATGACCGTCGGTCAGATCCTGGACACTCTCCGACAGACCCCCGAGTTCCGCGACAACGTGACCCATTGGCAAGTGCTCCCTGCCAGGCCTGCGCAGTATGTGGATTTCCCTTCCCATCTTCACCCGCGCCTGATTGCCGCGGTAAAACAGATGGGTATCAGCCAGCTTTACAGTCATCAAGGGGCAGCCTTGCAGGCGCTGGCAGCCGGACGCCACGTGGCGGTGGTCACCCCCACCGCCTCAGGGAAGACCCTCTGCTACAACCTGCCTGTGCTTAACACCGTCCTCAGCCAACCTGAGGCACGGGCTCTGTACCTTTTCCCCACGAAAGCCCTATCGCAAGACCAGGTGGCGGAGCTCCACGACCTGGTCACCATTCTGGGGGCGGAGATCAAGACCTACACCTTTGACGGGGACACGCCAGCCTCAGCGCGGCAGGCTATTCGCACCTCAGGGCACATCGTCGTAACCAACCCGGACATGCTTCACCAGGGCATCCTGCCTCACCACACCAAGTGGCTGCGCCTGTTCGAGAATCTGCGCTACGTCGTGATTGACGAGATTCACAACTATCGGGGCGTGTTCGGCAGCCATTTGGCCAACGTCATCCGGCGGCTCAAACGGGTGTGCCGCTTCTACGGATCAAATCCGCAGTTTGTCTGCTGCTCGGCCACCGTGGCCAACCCCAAGGAGCTTGCAGAACGGCTTGTCGAAGAGCAGGTGGAGCTTGTAGACAACAACGGTGCCCCGCGTGGCGAAAAGCACTTCATCCTGTACAATCCGCCAGTGGTAAACCGTGAGCTGGGCATCCGCCGTTCATCTGTACGGGAGGCGCAGAGGATCGCCCGCTACTTCTTGGCAGGGGACGTGCAGACTATTCTTTTTGCGCGGAGCCGTCTGCGGGTGGAGATTCTGCTCAGCTACCTCAAGGAGACGATGCGGCAGTTGCACAAGCCAGAGGGGCGAGTGCGGGGGTACCGTGGCGGCTATCTTCCCAGCGAGCGGCGGGAAATCGAACGGGGCCTGCGGAGTGGCGAGATTCTCGGGGTGGTAAGTACCAATGCGCTGGAATTGGGCATCGACATCGGCCAGCTGGACGCCTGCATCATGGTCGGCTACCCCGGCACCATCGCCAGCACATGGCAGCAGGCTGGGCGTGCCGGGCGCCGACGCGATGCCTCGGTGGCCATTCTGGTGGCCTCAAGTGCCCCCCTGGATCAGTACATCGTCAACCATCCCGAGTACTTTTTCGGACAACCGCCGGAGGCGGGTATTATCGACCCCAACAACCTGCTGGTGCTCATGAGCCACGTCAAATGCGCAGCTTTCGAGCTTCCATTCGAGGAACACGAGCAGTTTGGCGTGGAGACCACGGGCAAGATCCTCGAATACTTGGAGCAGAACCAGGTGCTGCACCGCAGCGAAGGAAAGTACCACTGGGCCAGCGACATTTATCCCGCCGAAGAGGTGAGCCTGCGCAGCGCTTCCACCGGCAACTTTGTCATCATTGACACCACCGTGAAGGGCAGGGAACGGGTCATTGGCGAGGTGGACCAGTTCAGTGCGCCGATGCTGGTGCATGAAGGGGCCATTTACATGCACGAGAGTAGGCAATACCACGTGGATACGCTGGACTGGGAGCGCCGCAAGGCCTATGTGCATGAAGTGGCCGTGGACCATTACACCGATGCTGAGGAAAAGACGCACATCAAGGTGCTGGAGGTCGAGGCCCAGGAAGCAGTGCCAGGCGGACACAAGGCGCTGGGTGAAGTGAGTGTCACAACCATTCCCACCATTTACAAGAAGATCAAGTTCGGCACGCACGAAAACGTTGGGTGGGGCAAGATCAGTCTGCCGGAGCTCGAGATGCACACCACCGCCTACTGGTGGGAAATTGCACCAGAGGAGTTGGCAGCGCTGGGGTTTGACCAGGCTACCCTGGCCGACGCACTCAAGGCAGTGGCAAACGTGCTTGCCAATGTGGCGCCGGTCTTCGCCTTGTGTGACCCGCGCGACCTCCATGCAGTACCCATGGTGCGCTCGCCCTTCTCCGAGCTGCCCACCGTGTACCTTTATGAGAGCCACCCGGGTGGCGTGGGCCTGAGTCGACGACTCTTTCACCTGCACGTCGACCTCTTGGCGGCTGCGCGCGACCTCATTGCTCGCTGCCCGTGTTCAGCAGGCTGTCCTTCGTGCGTTGGACCGCCGTTGGAGGTTGGCAAGGCTGGAAAGAACGAGGCGTTGCGCCTGTTAGAGAAGGGGATCGCAAAGTAAGGCCGGCATCGAAGGGAGGTGCTATGCCCTTCAGCGAAAGCGACTACAAGAGTTACGTCCACTGGGGCACCAGCACGTGGACCTATGAGGGGTGGAAGGGGATTGTCTACCACAAGAACTATGCGCCTGAGCGCTTCAAGAAGGAGTGCTTGGCCGAATATGCGCGCGACGGGCGGTTCAGCACGGTGGGAATGGACCTGTTTTTCTACAGCCCGCCCTCCCCAGGTCAATTGGCAGCCTACGCGCGCCAGCTTCCCCCCGGTTTCAAGACCTGCTCAAAGGTCTGGGAGGAGATCACCGTCAAGCGCTACCCCAATCACCCACGCTATGGGGACAACAAGGGAAAAGAAAACCCCAACTTTCTCAGCGTCGAAAAGTTCGTCACCAAGGTGCTGGAGCCATACCGCAAGGTCTTTGCCGAGTTCACCGGACCGTTCATTTTTGAGTTCGGCTACCTTTCGCGAGAGGACATGCCGTCGGTCCATGCTTTTGCCGAACGCCTGGACGGCTTTTTCGCGCAGGTCCCGAAGGATTTTCGCTACAGCGTCGAGATTCGCAATCGCAATTTTCTTGCGCCGGCGTACTTTGCGGTGCTGCGCAAGCACAATGTGGCGCACGTGTTTAACCATTGGAGCTTCATGCCGCCCATCAGCGAGCAGCTCCGCTATGACGCCGTCACCGCTGACTTTATCGTCTGCCGGGTCCTGACCCCCTTGGGTGTGCGCTACGAAGAGGCGGTCAAGCGGTTCCAGCCCTATGACAAGATAGTGGAGCGTCAGCCGCGCATGCGCCAGGACGTGCTGCGCCTGGCAGCGATGGCCATGGAGCGCAAGATACCGGCCTACATTCTCATCAACAACCGCGCCGAGGGCTCGGCACCGCTCACTATCACCGAATTGGACCAACTTCTGCGGCAGAATCTGCTGACCTGAGCGCTACGAGCCAGTGGAGAGAGGGACCCCTTGCAGCCTCCACATGCATGGCATTCCCATGCAACTGCCGGGAGGACGCTGCTCCGCCAGGTTTAACCGCGCCATGAAAGGGGAAGACGAGCAATCGGGGAAGTGGCGTCTTACTGACTACCGCAGGAAAAACACCACACCCACATGCACGCTGATGTCCTGACCGTCCGACTCCGTGGTCGTGGTGTTGCCGCGCATCGAGACCATGTTGGTCACGCTGTGATACCGAACCTCTACATCCACCCACGGTCCGAGGCCGATGTCCACCATGGCTCCGCCACCGGCATTCCATTCCCACCTGGTCTTCGTCTTGCTCTGTGAATAGACAAACCCCCAGGCGTCCGTGACGGCCACGATGTCCTGGAACAGGTACAGGCCGCCCAATGCGGCGGCGTAAAGGCGGAACCGACCCACATCCACTGCCAGTTGCGGCCCGAGCGTGAGGCGGAAGGCCTCCTCACGCGAGGAACCTGCATAGTAATAAAAGTCTCCCACCAGGCGCGAGCTGTAGGAGAGGTAATCGAGGTCGCCACGAAAGGAGAACGCCGGGACCCCGCGCAGCGTGTAAAAGGCCTTAACGCCAATGCCTTCGCCCCCCTTGAGCTCGTCCGCCATAGAACCGGTAGGCACTGAGACGACCACATGAGGTCCCACCGCGAACTGCGCGGCGGCCCCAGTTGTCATAACCAGGCACCCGACCAGAATAGCAAATCCAAGCTTTTGCATTCAACCTCCCTTAAAGACTCGTTCGCGTTCTGAAGCTTCCGAGGAACCTCTGAACCTCCCGGGTATGCGCGTTTTCCAGAAGGCAAGGGGCCAGCAGACAGTGCGTCGCCCTCACCCAATCTGAAAAGAGCGCGAGGAGAAAGTCGGCCCCTTCCAACCCAGACAGCGGCCACCTCCATCGCTTTTGGTGTCTTATGGGGAATATGCTTTGGCGACCTGCTACGATCTTCAAGTCCTCTAAGCCCTTGTTCCCTGTACCGTCTCAGCCACTTTGGCAGCGTATTCCAGGTAGTATCATAGTGGCGAGACGCCTGGAAAATTTCTCTCTCTGTGGCAAGCTTTACCATCCTCAATCGGAGGTCAAACATGTTCCGCACGCCCCTCATCACGTCGTAGTAAGTTACCTTTTTCTCCATTTCTTGGAGGGATTATACTACAAAATTCTGAAAATCTCAACACTATTTGATCTCAACTCCTCAACTAATTTCTCTCCCATAAACCTTGACCCCCTAATGCCCTGTACACCCATGTAGCTTCCCTGTCACAAACTTCCATCACTGTTGTCTGGTGACGGCAGATCGGTACCTTTCTTGCTAATTTAGCAGAAGAGCTGGGCCGCGGCCCACGCGCACTCGCGCAAACAAAACGCCCCGCTCCTGTCACCGGGCTTTTCTGGAGGCCGGCGACAAAAGCGGGGCAGAAAAGCCCAGCCGAAGGAGAGCTATTGCACCACCAGGACCTTGGCACTGAGTGCCTGAGCCCCGTACACCATGCGCACAAGGTAGACCCCCGAGCTCACAGCCCGGCCATCTAATTCGGCCTGGTACTCACCCGCCGCATGGCGACCTTCGGCAAGACGCAACACCTCCCGCCCGCCGAGATCATAGAGCCCCACCTTCACCTGAGTCTCCTCAGGCGCCACATAGCGCACCGTAGTCACAGGATTGCAGGGATTGGGATAGACCCATAGCCCGGCACAGCCAGAAAATCCCGCCTCCCCTGTCGGCCCACCCGTCACGCGCTTGCCCAAGTAGCCGTTGACGCGCACCTCATTGGAGGGGTCCGACTCAGGCGAACTGCCCGCATTGGCCGTGGCGCGGTACCAAAAGTCGGGACCCCCGGGGGCAATTTCCATCTCCTCGTCCGTCCACTCCGTCACGGTGAGGCCAGAAGCCACCTCCTTCCACGCCTCTGTCCCGCGTCTGCGCCAAACCTTGTACCGGAAATTGACACCCTCGGGTGCCTCCGGCGCAGACCATGTGAAGTGAGGGTGAGCTCCGGTCTGCTGGGCATTGGTGCACGTGAAGTTTCGCGGCGGAGTGGGTTGAAGACCGGTCGGATTATCGTAGTGTCGAGCCATGTGGTTTCTCGCCCACCCACGTAGAACTTGTTTTCGGCACAATCATACTCTACAACCACATCCCCCTTGCAGTCAATCCCGTAGCATTCGACGGTGAGGGTAGCCTGTGCCCGCCCGGCGTCCCTTCCCTTCTCCTCCTCCTCAGTGGCAGTGATCACATACAATCCGCGGCCGACAACATGGTCGCGGCCTGGGTAGTTATCGGTGTCCCACCCATGGTCATCCTTCTGGTAGCTGCCCGGCATCCTAATGTCTTCCGGGTCGGTCCAACGACTGTCCGAGGTCAAGCGCGTGGGCTGGCCCGTCCTGGTCCCTTCCCAAAAGTAAGCGCTGGTCCCATCCATGCTGAACGTGACCCATCCCGTCCCGTTCCTCGTGTGCATAACGATCTCCCACGGGTGCAGACTATGGGGAGTCTGGGCCCGCCCCAGGCCTACCGCCAAGGCGGCCACCACTATTACTGCGCAGAGCTCCCGCGCATTTATTTGCCACCTCCTTGGTTATTGGTTATTCAATGGCCAGGACCACACTCTCGGAATAGGGGTAGTTCGAGTACGTCCCGACATACAGAGTCCCATCGGCCCCTATTGCAGGGCAGGAAACGCGCGTCGTGCTCCTGGCCTCAATCCCGTAGGGCACATGCCACAGCAACTCCCCGGCGCTATTGAACGCGTTCACCCCCGCTGCCGAGCATGAGTATATGACCCCCTCGCAGTCGCAGACAAATCCCGACAGGTCGGCTTCGAAGGGCTTCTTCCACCGCAGAGCTCCCTCACAGTCCACCGAGAGCACACTGCTCCCACCCAAGCCAGAGGATAAGTAATAGAACCCGCTCCAGTCTATGAGGAACACATCGCTAAGGTACTCCGGGTAATGCCACCGGAGCTCGCCCGTGGGTGTGAGGCAATACAGGCCTGAGGTATCGGCTGGAGAGAGCGGGTGGGTGGCGAAGGAGACCTGCCCTGAGCAGTCAACCCCGCAGAAGTCGCTCCGCTGGGTGCCTCGCAGCCGGTAAGACCACTTGTCTGTGCCGTCCACCCCCACGGCCCGGAGCGCGACAGAGGACCCCCCCGCGCGTTTCTCAAACACGTAGAGGGTACCACCATCCGGCGCTATGGCCACCGGCTGAAAGGCAAAGTATCCTCCCGGCTCATTGGGGCTCACCTTCCACAGCAGCTGGCCTGTCTTGGTAAATGCGCTCAGGTCGCCACCCA
This is a stretch of genomic DNA from candidate division KSB1 bacterium. It encodes these proteins:
- a CDS encoding ribonuclease H-like domain-containing protein — protein: MDVFEKLRWIDSLSLPTVRPERQTSGHDIEQYLGGELYRTPVGTCFLTTMRVPLPCASVLSASCGLLHLVGKDESLRSLDLRRVAFLDCETTGLAGGSGTYCFLVGIGALDQGEAVVKQFFMRNLHEEPALLHAVHQELKGYEGIVTYNGKAYDYPLLLTRFALRRMPAPERLPHLDLLHAARRVWRDRLQTLTLNAVETELLGVTRERDVPGELIPGIYFSYLRTRDAAQMPLVFEHNRQDITSLMQLAAMLLSLHADPATFAGHAGDLVALGRVYEDLRLFERSAALYEMAHAKGLDARTTEPALVRLSLCYKRLGQWDKALPLWEQMAAKGKGGIFPFVELAKYYEHRARQYHRAIELVDRALHTLEVQELGGETWQAGELRAELLHRRRRLLSKLGGIFHSPNDLLKDPLP
- a CDS encoding T9SS type A sorting domain-containing protein; translation: MTEWTDEEMEIAPGGPDFWYRATANAGSSPESDPSNEVRVNGYLGKRVTGGPTGEAGFSGCAGLWVYPNPCNPVTTVRYVAPEETQVKVGLYDLGGREVLRLAEGRHAAGEYQAELDGRAVSSGVYLVRMVYGAQALSAKVLVVQ
- a CDS encoding DUF72 domain-containing protein, translated to MPFSESDYKSYVHWGTSTWTYEGWKGIVYHKNYAPERFKKECLAEYARDGRFSTVGMDLFFYSPPSPGQLAAYARQLPPGFKTCSKVWEEITVKRYPNHPRYGDNKGKENPNFLSVEKFVTKVLEPYRKVFAEFTGPFIFEFGYLSREDMPSVHAFAERLDGFFAQVPKDFRYSVEIRNRNFLAPAYFAVLRKHNVAHVFNHWSFMPPISEQLRYDAVTADFIVCRVLTPLGVRYEEAVKRFQPYDKIVERQPRMRQDVLRLAAMAMERKIPAYILINNRAEGSAPLTITELDQLLRQNLLT
- a CDS encoding PQQ-binding-like beta-propeller repeat protein, producing MRRVLLLPIVLSSGMLVWCARDKTPLGPVAAPRGPVQLEIPWPSLAKSPWPMFRHDPQLSGRSPYVGPRKGRIKWAFKPGGTVYSAIVIGEDGAIFFPFCNGGPGNRSGLYALTPTGEVKWKLLLDLDNEVQPLVTADGTIVLVGHAGPPDRRVLLTVGQDGSLEGQFDLPCELSTLLNIGVDGTLYCAMGGDLSAFTKTGQLLWKVSPNEPGGYFAFQPVAIAPDGGTLYVFEKRAGGSSVALRAVGVDGTDKWSYRLRGTQRSDFCGVDCSGQVSFATHPLSPADTSGLYCLTPTGELRWHYPEYLSDVFLIDWSGFYYLSSGLGGSSVLSVDCEGALRWKKPFEADLSGFVCDCEGVIYSCSAAGVNAFNSAGELLWHVPYGIEARSTTRVSCPAIGADGTLYVGTYSNYPYSESVVLAIE
- a CDS encoding DEAD/DEAH box helicase, yielding MTVGQILDTLRQTPEFRDNVTHWQVLPARPAQYVDFPSHLHPRLIAAVKQMGISQLYSHQGAALQALAAGRHVAVVTPTASGKTLCYNLPVLNTVLSQPEARALYLFPTKALSQDQVAELHDLVTILGAEIKTYTFDGDTPASARQAIRTSGHIVVTNPDMLHQGILPHHTKWLRLFENLRYVVIDEIHNYRGVFGSHLANVIRRLKRVCRFYGSNPQFVCCSATVANPKELAERLVEEQVELVDNNGAPRGEKHFILYNPPVVNRELGIRRSSVREAQRIARYFLAGDVQTILFARSRLRVEILLSYLKETMRQLHKPEGRVRGYRGGYLPSERREIERGLRSGEILGVVSTNALELGIDIGQLDACIMVGYPGTIASTWQQAGRAGRRRDASVAILVASSAPLDQYIVNHPEYFFGQPPEAGIIDPNNLLVLMSHVKCAAFELPFEEHEQFGVETTGKILEYLEQNQVLHRSEGKYHWASDIYPAEEVSLRSASTGNFVIIDTTVKGRERVIGEVDQFSAPMLVHEGAIYMHESRQYHVDTLDWERRKAYVHEVAVDHYTDAEEKTHIKVLEVEAQEAVPGGHKALGEVSVTTIPTIYKKIKFGTHENVGWGKISLPELEMHTTAYWWEIAPEELAALGFDQATLADALKAVANVLANVAPVFALCDPRDLHAVPMVRSPFSELPTVYLYESHPGGVGLSRRLFHLHVDLLAAARDLIARCPCSAGCPSCVGPPLEVGKAGKNEALRLLEKGIAK
- a CDS encoding outer membrane beta-barrel protein, encoding MQKLGFAILVGCLVMTTGAAAQFAVGPHVVVSVPTGSMADELKGGEGIGVKAFYTLRGVPAFSFRGDLDYLSYSSRLVGDFYYYAGSSREEAFRLTLGPQLAVDVGRFRLYAAALGGLYLFQDIVAVTDAWGFVYSQSKTKTRWEWNAGGGAMVDIGLGPWVDVEVRYHSVTNMVSMRGNTTTTESDGQDISVHVGVVFFLR
- a CDS encoding DNA polymerase III subunit alpha; the protein is MFVHLHTHSYYSFLAGVDSIEALCAAAARQGMPALALTDTNGLYGLIWFVREAQDHGVRPIVGAEVTTGQHQAVLLVKDAQGYRRLCHILSARHLQEDFSLSGQLIADREGLVVLSHSLPLLEQVARHSGTADLYVELAPGQAIAPLVSFAKQHGIPLVATNDVHFVEPEGYGIHRLLRAIALNTSLSRLSPVLCAHPQAWFKSRAQMAALFPNLPEAIANTRRIAEQCTFVPHASGCIFPNPHGEAAFQRLRQLSYEGAAWRYGTITEPVRARLEHELAIIQQKGFADYFLVVHDIVRQSPRTCGRGSGAASLVAYCLGITHVDPLRHNLFFERFLNVGRKDPPDIDVDFAWDERDEVLDYVFRTYGEARAAMVANHVCFKARAALHEIAKVYGLPEEEITRVTKKFSRLWFAGDFVELMGAHPLFRGQELPPPWPEIIALARRLHGVPKQLSVHCGGVVIVPDCIDNYVPRQRAAKGVTIIQWEKDQTEEAGLVKIDLLGNRSLAVIRDALQAIRQNYGVAIRYQDWNPIDDPKTQELIKNGDTVGVFYVESPAMRQLQKKAQTGDFEHLVIHSSIIRPAANVFIQAYLARLKGAPYKPLHPLLADILKETYGIMVYQEDVAKTAMALADFDPAEADELRKILSKKHRHKRLADLKAKFYRGALAKGVERRTIDAVWQMIMSFEGYSFCKPHSASYALVSFKSAYLRAHYPAEFMAAVISNQGGYYSTFAYVSEARRMGLKVLLPDINSSERAYTGKGRELRVGLMQIKGLAEESIAAILAARARGPFRSLDDFLQRVHIDLAQVRLLIKAGAFDSVEPHASRPELMWRLQYWAHAKRRCAAQVMWLFDEDTPAIPHIPDYDERTVLRHEMETLGFLISRHPLTLYQERLQRLDYVLAKDLPRYAGRTVTTIGWWVTGKVVSTKRDEPMEFMSFEDTTALYETVFFPQAYAKFARIISDTRPYVLRGRVQEEYGAVTLNVFDVRFL